The Achromobacter deleyi genome has a window encoding:
- the tsaD gene encoding tRNA (adenosine(37)-N6)-threonylcarbamoyltransferase complex transferase subunit TsaD, whose product MIILGFESSCDETGVAAVCTERGLLAHALHTQIAMHQEYGGVVPELASRDHIRRVVPLTRQVLEEAGLQMSDIGAVAYTAGPGLAGALLVGASVAQSFAWSRHLPAIGIHHLEGHLLSPMLADPRPDFPFIALLVSGGHTQLMRVDGVGRYELLGETLDDAAGEAFDKSAKLMGLGYPGGPALARLAGSGDASRFELPRPMLHSGDLDFSFSGLKTAVLTRVKAAEQAGGLDDQARADLAAATQGAIVDVLAAKAIRALKQTGLRRLVVAGGVGANQLLRAKLDAALKPLKARAYFPPLELCTDNGAMIAFAAAERVKAGLVRLDPDAHSFTVKPRWDLADIA is encoded by the coding sequence ATGATTATTCTCGGCTTTGAAAGCTCCTGCGACGAAACCGGTGTCGCAGCCGTTTGTACGGAACGCGGTCTGCTTGCGCACGCGCTGCATACCCAGATCGCCATGCACCAGGAATATGGGGGCGTGGTGCCCGAACTCGCCTCGCGCGACCATATCCGCCGTGTCGTGCCCCTGACCCGCCAAGTGCTCGAAGAGGCCGGCCTGCAGATGTCCGACATCGGCGCGGTGGCCTATACGGCCGGGCCGGGCCTGGCCGGCGCCTTGCTGGTCGGCGCCAGCGTGGCGCAGTCCTTCGCCTGGTCGCGCCATCTTCCCGCCATAGGCATCCATCACCTTGAAGGCCATCTGCTGTCGCCGATGCTGGCCGATCCGCGGCCCGACTTCCCGTTCATCGCCTTGCTGGTGTCCGGCGGCCACACGCAGCTGATGCGCGTGGATGGCGTGGGTCGCTATGAATTGCTGGGCGAAACGCTGGATGACGCCGCGGGCGAGGCCTTCGACAAGTCCGCCAAGCTGATGGGCCTGGGCTACCCCGGCGGCCCTGCGCTCGCCAGGCTGGCCGGCAGCGGCGACGCCTCGCGCTTCGAGCTGCCACGGCCCATGCTGCACAGCGGGGATCTGGATTTCAGCTTCAGCGGCCTGAAAACGGCCGTGCTGACCCGCGTCAAGGCAGCGGAGCAGGCGGGCGGGCTGGACGATCAGGCTCGCGCCGATCTTGCCGCGGCCACCCAGGGAGCCATCGTGGACGTGCTGGCGGCCAAGGCCATCCGCGCGCTGAAACAGACTGGCCTGCGCAGGCTGGTGGTGGCGGGCGGGGTGGGTGCAAACCAGCTGCTGCGCGCCAAGCTGGACGCCGCGCTCAAGCCCTTGAAGGCCCGTGCCTATTTCCCGCCGCTGGAACTGTGCACCGACAATGGCGCCATGATCGCGTTCGCGGCGGCGGAGCGGGTCAAGGCGGGTCTGGTGCGACTGGATCCCGATGCGCACAGCTTCACGGTGAAGCCGCGCTGGGACCTGGCGGATATCGCCTGA
- the plsY gene encoding glycerol-3-phosphate 1-O-acyltransferase PlsY, whose amino-acid sequence MAITEPSLAFTAALVLLAYLIGSVPFAVVVSKLMGLQDPRSYGSKNPGATNVLRTGNKTAAALTLLGDAAKGWFAIWLAEQLAPGIAPVALALVALAAFVGHLYPVFLGFKGGKGVATALGVLVAIQPWLAVATAATWLIIAVFFRYSSLASLVAAFFAPVYYVFGSGLAWHAQPPMAVALAVIGVLLFYRHRANITRLIQGTESRIGGGKKK is encoded by the coding sequence ATGGCGATCACCGAACCCTCCCTGGCGTTCACCGCTGCGCTTGTCCTGCTGGCCTACCTGATCGGCTCGGTGCCGTTCGCCGTGGTGGTCAGCAAGCTCATGGGGCTGCAGGATCCCCGCAGCTACGGCTCGAAGAACCCCGGCGCCACCAATGTGCTGCGCACCGGCAACAAAACGGCCGCCGCGCTGACGCTGCTGGGTGACGCGGCCAAGGGATGGTTCGCGATCTGGCTGGCCGAGCAACTGGCGCCGGGCATCGCCCCCGTGGCCTTGGCGCTGGTGGCGCTGGCCGCCTTCGTGGGCCACCTGTACCCGGTGTTCCTGGGCTTCAAGGGCGGCAAGGGCGTGGCGACCGCGCTCGGCGTGCTGGTGGCGATCCAGCCCTGGCTGGCCGTCGCCACGGCGGCCACCTGGCTCATCATTGCCGTGTTCTTCCGCTATTCCTCGCTGGCCTCGCTGGTGGCGGCATTCTTCGCCCCCGTCTATTACGTTTTCGGATCCGGCCTGGCCTGGCATGCGCAGCCGCCCATGGCCGTGGCGCTGGCGGTCATCGGCGTGCTGCTGTTCTACCGCCATCGCGCCAACATCACCCGCCTGATCCAGGGCACGGAAAGCCGCATCGGCGGCGGCAAGAAAAAATAA
- a CDS encoding protein-L-isoaspartate(D-aspartate) O-methyltransferase: MRKRISQPDVSQAASGRSSSVRHDSGRLSPGITPANSNTRVSAATLQRQAQAPQPASGGNLGLNSERLRQAMVQRLRSQGITDERVLNAMSVVPRHLFVDEALASRAYEDAALPIGHSQTISQPWVVARMIAAACEDRTPTRVLEVGAGCGYQAAVLAQFVRDVHTIERIRGLYELAREHLRALRLTTRIRLIHGDGTLGLPGVAPFDAIVVAAAGLSIPQALLTQLAPGGRLIAPEGGSNQRLVLIERTGAASWKRTELEAVRFVPLRSGIQS; this comes from the coding sequence ATGCGTAAACGCATAAGCCAACCCGACGTGTCGCAAGCCGCGTCCGGCCGCTCCAGCTCGGTGCGCCATGACTCCGGACGCCTGAGTCCGGGCATCACGCCCGCCAACAGCAACACGCGCGTGTCCGCGGCCACCTTGCAGCGCCAGGCCCAGGCGCCCCAGCCTGCATCCGGCGGCAACCTCGGCCTGAATTCCGAACGCCTGCGCCAGGCGATGGTGCAGCGCTTGCGGTCGCAGGGCATCACCGACGAACGCGTGCTGAACGCCATGTCCGTCGTGCCGCGCCATCTGTTCGTGGACGAGGCGCTCGCCAGCCGCGCGTATGAAGACGCGGCGCTGCCCATCGGCCATTCGCAAACCATTTCCCAACCCTGGGTCGTGGCGCGCATGATCGCGGCGGCCTGCGAAGACCGCACGCCGACGCGCGTGCTCGAGGTCGGAGCGGGCTGCGGATACCAGGCCGCGGTGCTGGCGCAGTTCGTGCGCGACGTCCACACGATTGAACGCATCCGCGGACTCTACGAGCTGGCGCGCGAGCATCTGCGCGCCTTGCGGCTGACCACCAGGATCCGCCTGATCCATGGCGATGGCACCTTGGGGCTGCCCGGCGTGGCGCCTTTCGATGCTATTGTTGTGGCTGCCGCTGGCTTGTCCATCCCGCAAGCGCTGCTTACGCAGCTTGCGCCGGGCGGACGCCTGATCGCTCCCGAAGGGGGCTCGAACCAGCGCCTCGTTCTGATCGAACGCACAGGCGCGGCCAGCTGGAAACGTACCGAACTAGAGGCCGTGCGCTTTGTGCCGCTGCGGTCCGGAATACAATCTTGA
- a CDS encoding peptidoglycan DD-metalloendopeptidase family protein, producing the protein MLNGQLQLTDMNMGASMTRLRRPLFVVGVLSLAILAGCASKGTRAPVVDMTGGQPASSAPSGSYVVKPGDTLYKIARANNADIENIKRWNNITDPNQISVGQVLKMSGGSGGGAQTAPVASAKPQPRPLDQPDTSVPATTSPDATPTPPPVPVETKPATRAADAGVINWAWPAGGQIVQGFNASSKGIDISGALGDPIIAAADGLVKYSGNGVRGLGNLIIVEHQNGFITAYAHNRAVLVKTGQTVKRGAKIAELGQSDTTSPRLHFEIRRQGTPVDPMQYLPPK; encoded by the coding sequence ATGCTCAACGGGCAGTTGCAACTGACCGATATGAATATGGGCGCGTCCATGACGCGCCTGCGCCGCCCGCTCTTTGTAGTGGGGGTCCTCAGCCTTGCCATCCTGGCGGGCTGCGCATCAAAAGGTACTCGTGCCCCGGTGGTCGACATGACCGGCGGGCAACCCGCGTCGTCGGCCCCGTCCGGCAGCTACGTGGTCAAGCCGGGCGATACGCTCTACAAGATCGCTCGCGCCAACAACGCCGATATCGAGAACATCAAGCGCTGGAACAACATCACCGATCCCAACCAGATTTCGGTCGGGCAGGTACTGAAGATGTCCGGCGGTTCGGGTGGCGGCGCGCAAACCGCGCCGGTCGCCAGCGCGAAGCCCCAGCCGCGTCCGCTGGACCAGCCCGACACCTCGGTGCCGGCCACGACTTCGCCCGACGCCACGCCTACGCCGCCTCCGGTTCCGGTTGAAACCAAGCCTGCCACGCGCGCCGCGGATGCGGGCGTCATCAACTGGGCCTGGCCGGCGGGCGGACAGATCGTGCAAGGCTTCAATGCCAGCAGCAAGGGCATCGATATCTCCGGCGCCCTGGGCGACCCGATCATTGCCGCGGCCGACGGCCTGGTCAAGTACAGCGGCAACGGCGTGCGCGGCCTGGGCAACCTGATCATCGTCGAGCACCAGAACGGTTTCATCACCGCCTATGCGCATAACCGCGCCGTGCTCGTGAAGACGGGCCAGACGGTCAAGCGCGGCGCCAAGATCGCCGAACTCGGCCAGAGCGACACCACGTCGCCCCGCCTGCACTTCGAGATCCGCCGCCAAGGCACGCCCGTGGACCCGATGCAATACCTGCCGCCCAAATGA
- a CDS encoding 3'-5' exonuclease, protein MTPTLVFDLETIPDAEGLRKLNGWGADVPDQEVVERALAARREAVGHDFLPLHLHKVAVVGCVFRDDQGFRVKTLGQPDDPEAALLAGFFKTIERYTPKLVSWNGSGFDLPVLHYRSLIQGVPAPRYWDMGEEDRDFKFNNYIARYHTRHLDLMDVLAKYNGRANAPLDELAKLCGFPGKLGMDGSKVWEAWSQGRADEVRAYCETDVVNTWLVYCRFRFLRGELDRTSYDAEIALVRDTLSASDAPHWKEYLAAWDAN, encoded by the coding sequence ATGACGCCTACCCTGGTATTCGACCTGGAAACCATTCCCGACGCCGAGGGGCTGCGCAAGCTCAACGGCTGGGGGGCGGACGTGCCGGACCAGGAAGTGGTCGAGCGCGCGCTTGCCGCGCGCCGCGAGGCCGTGGGCCATGATTTCCTGCCGCTGCACCTGCACAAGGTGGCGGTGGTGGGGTGCGTGTTCCGAGACGACCAGGGCTTTCGCGTCAAGACGCTGGGCCAGCCCGATGATCCCGAAGCCGCCTTGCTGGCGGGTTTCTTCAAGACCATCGAACGCTATACGCCCAAGCTCGTGAGCTGGAACGGCTCGGGCTTCGACCTGCCCGTGCTGCATTACCGCAGCCTGATCCAGGGCGTGCCCGCGCCGCGCTACTGGGACATGGGCGAAGAAGACCGCGACTTCAAGTTCAACAACTACATCGCCCGCTACCACACGCGCCATCTGGACCTGATGGACGTGCTGGCCAAGTACAACGGCCGCGCCAACGCGCCGCTGGACGAACTGGCCAAGCTTTGCGGCTTTCCAGGCAAGCTCGGCATGGACGGCAGCAAGGTCTGGGAGGCCTGGAGCCAGGGCCGCGCCGACGAGGTGCGCGCCTATTGCGAAACCGACGTGGTCAACACCTGGCTGGTGTACTGCCGCTTCCGGTTCCTGCGCGGCGAGCTGGACCGGACTTCCTACGACGCTGAAATCGCGCTGGTGCGCGACACGCTCAGCGCCAGCGACGCGCCGCACTGGAAGGAATATCTGGCGGCCTGGGACGCGAACTAG
- the surE gene encoding 5'/3'-nucleotidase SurE: MRILVSNDDGYSAPGLEALVAALQGLGDLTVVAPETNHSGASNSLTLNRPLSVRTASNGFIAVNGTPSDCVHVALTGLMDTRPDLVVSGINNGANMGDDTLYSGTVAAASEGYLFGIPAIAFSLAEKGWEHIDSAARAARVVVERHLAQPLAAPVLLNVNIPSRRFEDMHGFAVTRLGKRHPSQPVVRTTTPYGDTVYWIGPVGLAADATPGTDFHAVEQGTVSVTPLRLDLTQHSQLDEIRTWAEPLCVNA, encoded by the coding sequence ATGCGAATTCTGGTTTCGAACGACGATGGTTACTCCGCCCCTGGCCTTGAAGCGCTGGTGGCTGCGCTGCAGGGCCTGGGCGACCTCACCGTTGTCGCGCCCGAGACCAATCACAGCGGCGCCTCCAACTCCCTGACGCTTAACCGTCCCTTGTCCGTGCGCACCGCCTCCAACGGTTTCATCGCCGTCAACGGCACGCCCTCCGATTGCGTGCACGTGGCGCTCACGGGCCTGATGGATACGCGCCCCGACCTGGTGGTGTCCGGCATCAACAACGGCGCCAACATGGGCGACGACACCCTGTATTCGGGCACCGTCGCCGCCGCCAGCGAAGGCTATCTGTTCGGCATACCGGCCATTGCGTTTTCGCTGGCCGAGAAGGGCTGGGAACACATCGATTCCGCCGCGCGCGCGGCCCGCGTGGTGGTGGAACGGCATCTGGCGCAGCCGCTGGCCGCGCCGGTGCTGCTCAACGTCAACATTCCCAGCCGCCGTTTCGAGGACATGCATGGCTTCGCGGTCACGCGGCTGGGCAAGCGGCATCCGTCGCAGCCGGTGGTGCGCACCACCACGCCCTATGGCGATACGGTGTACTGGATCGGGCCGGTCGGCCTGGCCGCCGACGCCACGCCCGGCACGGACTTCCACGCCGTCGAGCAGGGCACGGTGTCCGTCACGCCGCTGCGCCTGGACCTTACCCAGCACAGCCAGCTGGACGAAATCCGCACGTGGGCGGAGCCGCTATGCGTAAACGCATAA